From Lonchura striata isolate bLonStr1 chromosome 3, bLonStr1.mat, whole genome shotgun sequence, one genomic window encodes:
- the GGPS1 gene encoding geranylgeranyl pyrophosphate synthase isoform X1 produces MDGMDETSKRILEPYQYLLQLPGKQVRTKLSQAFNHWLNVPEDKIQVIIDVTEMLHNASLLVDDIEDNSKLRRGFPVAHSIYGIPSVINCANYVYFLGLEKVLTLDHPDAVKVFTRQLLELHKGQGLDIYWRDTYTCPTEAEYKAMVLQKTGGLFGLAVGLMQLFSNYKKDLKPLLNTLGLFFQIRDDYANLHSKEYSENKSFCEDLTEGKFSFPTIHAIWSRPESTQVQNILRQRTENIDIKKYCVHYLENVGSFEYTRNTLKELESEAYKQIESLGGNPELVALVQQLSKMFKEPEN; encoded by the exons gTAAGCAAGTGAGAACCAAACTGTCACAGGCCTTTAATCACTGGCTGAATGTTCCAGAAGATAAAATACAG GTTATCATTGACGTGACAGAGATGTTGCACAATGCAAGTCTACTTGTGGATGATATTGAAGATAACTCAAAGCTACGACGGGGCTTTCCAGTGGCGCACAGTATCTATGGAATTCCGTCTGTAATCAACTGTGCtaattatgtttattttcttggCTTAGAGAAAGTTTTAACCCTTGATCATCCAGATGCTGTTAAAGTTTTTACCCGTCAACTTCTGGAACTCCATAAAGGTCAAGGCTTGGATATTTACTGGAGGGATACTTACACCTGTCCTACAGAGGCTGAGTATAAAGCGATGGTACTGCAAAAGACAGGCGGTCTCTTCGGATTAGCTGTAGGCCTCATGCAGCTGTTCTCGAATTATAAAAAAGACTTAAAGCCACTTCTTAACACACTTGGTCTCTTCTTCCAAATAAGAGATGACTATGCCAACTTGCACTCCAAAGAATATAGTGAGAACAAGAGTTTCTGTGAAGACTTAACTGAGGGCAAGTTCTCATTCCCAACCATTCATGCAATTTGGTCAAGACCTGAAAGTACTCAGGTGCAAAACATTTTACGTCAAAGGACAGAGAACATAgatataaaaaaatactgtgtacATTACCTTGAAAATGTTGGTTCCTTTGAGTACACTCGGAATACATTGAAAGAGCTTGAATCTGAAGCCTATAAACAAATTGAATCACTTGGGGGAAACCCTGAGCTTGTAGCACTAGTTCAACAGCTGAGCAAAATGTTCAAAGAAcctgaaaattaa
- the GGPS1 gene encoding geranylgeranyl pyrophosphate synthase isoform X2: MLHNASLLVDDIEDNSKLRRGFPVAHSIYGIPSVINCANYVYFLGLEKVLTLDHPDAVKVFTRQLLELHKGQGLDIYWRDTYTCPTEAEYKAMVLQKTGGLFGLAVGLMQLFSNYKKDLKPLLNTLGLFFQIRDDYANLHSKEYSENKSFCEDLTEGKFSFPTIHAIWSRPESTQVQNILRQRTENIDIKKYCVHYLENVGSFEYTRNTLKELESEAYKQIESLGGNPELVALVQQLSKMFKEPEN, from the coding sequence ATGTTGCACAATGCAAGTCTACTTGTGGATGATATTGAAGATAACTCAAAGCTACGACGGGGCTTTCCAGTGGCGCACAGTATCTATGGAATTCCGTCTGTAATCAACTGTGCtaattatgtttattttcttggCTTAGAGAAAGTTTTAACCCTTGATCATCCAGATGCTGTTAAAGTTTTTACCCGTCAACTTCTGGAACTCCATAAAGGTCAAGGCTTGGATATTTACTGGAGGGATACTTACACCTGTCCTACAGAGGCTGAGTATAAAGCGATGGTACTGCAAAAGACAGGCGGTCTCTTCGGATTAGCTGTAGGCCTCATGCAGCTGTTCTCGAATTATAAAAAAGACTTAAAGCCACTTCTTAACACACTTGGTCTCTTCTTCCAAATAAGAGATGACTATGCCAACTTGCACTCCAAAGAATATAGTGAGAACAAGAGTTTCTGTGAAGACTTAACTGAGGGCAAGTTCTCATTCCCAACCATTCATGCAATTTGGTCAAGACCTGAAAGTACTCAGGTGCAAAACATTTTACGTCAAAGGACAGAGAACATAgatataaaaaaatactgtgtacATTACCTTGAAAATGTTGGTTCCTTTGAGTACACTCGGAATACATTGAAAGAGCTTGAATCTGAAGCCTATAAACAAATTGAATCACTTGGGGGAAACCCTGAGCTTGTAGCACTAGTTCAACAGCTGAGCAAAATGTTCAAAGAAcctgaaaattaa